In Helianthus annuus cultivar XRQ/B chromosome 3, HanXRQr2.0-SUNRISE, whole genome shotgun sequence, a single window of DNA contains:
- the LOC110928609 gene encoding uncharacterized protein LOC110928609 isoform X2: MSSSSSSHPTDGETVYMRQSKGAPFKFLVPLIYAPVLPLIRLTLKHKPVLRDRLFTAVLVGAFAHGSYLVSDLYDSESK, from the exons atgtcttcatcttcttcttctcatCCAACCGACGG TGAAACTGTTTACATGAGACAGAGTAAAGGAGCTCCGTTTAAGTTTTTGGTTCCACTGATTTATGCTCCTGTTCTTCCCCTAA TTCGACTTACGTTGAAGCACAAACCGGTGTTGAGGGATCGATTGTTCACTGCAGTTTTGGTTGGGGCCTTTGCTCATGGATCTTACTTGGT ATCGGATCTGTATGACAGCGAGAGCAAATGA
- the LOC110928609 gene encoding uncharacterized protein LOC110928609 isoform X1 has protein sequence MSSSSSSHPTDGETVYMRQSKGAPFKFLVPLIYAPVLPLSTRSFEAFWSQKPRHDMISTYVEAQTGVEGSIVHCSFGWGLCSWILLGIGSV, from the exons atgtcttcatcttcttcttctcatCCAACCGACGG TGAAACTGTTTACATGAGACAGAGTAAAGGAGCTCCGTTTAAGTTTTTGGTTCCACTGATTTATGCTCCTGTTCTTCCCCTAA GCACAAGGAGCTTCGAGGCGTTTTGGTCCCAAAAGCCGAGGCACGACATGAT TTCGACTTACGTTGAAGCACAAACCGGTGTTGAGGGATCGATTGTTCACTGCAGTTTTGGTTGGGGCCTTTGCTCATGGATCTTACTTGGT ATCGGATCTGTATGA